One genomic segment of Sorex araneus isolate mSorAra2 chromosome X, mSorAra2.pri, whole genome shotgun sequence includes these proteins:
- the RGN gene encoding regucalcin isoform X1, which translates to MFLISIWSQCERKRRLLKVSVFLLPASGRNRLSIYTTMSSIKIECVLPEKCRCGESPVWMEATNSLLFVDIPAKKVCRWDPLSKQVQRMSVDAPVSSVALRQSGGYVATIGTKFCALNWEDQTVVTLATVDKDKKNNRFNDGKVDPSGRYIAGTMAEETAPAVLERHQGSLYSLFPDHHVEKYFDQVDISNGLDWSLDHKNFYYIDSLSYSVDVFDYDLQTGKITNRRSMYRMEEEEQIPDGMCIDIEGKLWVACYNGGRVIRLDPETGKRLQTVKLPVDKTTSCCFGGKDYSELYVTTARDGMAPESLVKQPEAGGIFKITGLGVKGIPPQAYVG; encoded by the exons ATGTTTTTAATCAGTATCTGGTCACAgtgtgagagaaagaggaggctgttgaaagtttctgtttttcttctcccag CTTCGGGGAGGAACCGACTG TCGATCTACACGACCATGTCTTCCATTAAGATTGAGTGTGTTCTGCCTGAGAAATGCCGGTGCGGGGAATCTCCTGTGTGGATGGAAGCGACTAATTCTCTGCTCTTTGTGGATATTCCTGCAAAAAAGGTTTGCCGATGGGATCCGCTCAGCAAGCAAGTGCAGCGAATGAGCGTGG ATGCCCCGGTCAGCTCTGTGGCCCTGCGCCAGTCAGGAGGCTATGTCGCCACCATTGGTACAAAGTTCTGTGCTTTGAACTGGGAAGATCAGACAGTGGTCACCCTGGCCACTGTAgataaagacaagaaaaacaatCGATTCAATGACGGGAAGGTGGACCCCTCTGGGAGATACATTGCTG GCACCATGGCTGAGGAAACGGCCCCTGCAGTTCTGGAACGTCACCAAGGGTCTCTGTATTCCCTCTTTCCTGACCACCATGTAGAAAAGTACTTTGACCAGGTGGATATCTCCAATGGCTTGGACTGGTCCCTGGACCACAAGAACTTCTACTACATTGATAGCCTGTCCTATTCTGTGGATGTCTTTGACTATGACCTGCAGACTGGAAAGATCA CTAACCGCAGAAGCATGTACAGGATGGAGGAAGAAGAACAAATTCCAGATGGGATGTGCATTGATATTGAGGGGAAGCTGTGGGTGGCCTGTTATAATGGAGGAAGAGTGATTCGTTTAGATCCGGAGACAG GGAAAAGACTCCAAACTGTGAAGTTGCCTGTTGATAAAACAACGTCATGCTGCTTTGGAGGGAAGGATTACTCCGAATTGTATGTGACCACAGCCAGAGATGGAATGGCCCCTGAAAGCCTTGTGAAACAACCGGAAGCTGGTGGAATTTTTAAG
- the RGN gene encoding regucalcin isoform X2 — protein sequence MSSIKIECVLPEKCRCGESPVWMEATNSLLFVDIPAKKVCRWDPLSKQVQRMSVDAPVSSVALRQSGGYVATIGTKFCALNWEDQTVVTLATVDKDKKNNRFNDGKVDPSGRYIAGTMAEETAPAVLERHQGSLYSLFPDHHVEKYFDQVDISNGLDWSLDHKNFYYIDSLSYSVDVFDYDLQTGKITNRRSMYRMEEEEQIPDGMCIDIEGKLWVACYNGGRVIRLDPETGKRLQTVKLPVDKTTSCCFGGKDYSELYVTTARDGMAPESLVKQPEAGGIFKITGLGVKGIPPQAYVG from the exons ATGTCTTCCATTAAGATTGAGTGTGTTCTGCCTGAGAAATGCCGGTGCGGGGAATCTCCTGTGTGGATGGAAGCGACTAATTCTCTGCTCTTTGTGGATATTCCTGCAAAAAAGGTTTGCCGATGGGATCCGCTCAGCAAGCAAGTGCAGCGAATGAGCGTGG ATGCCCCGGTCAGCTCTGTGGCCCTGCGCCAGTCAGGAGGCTATGTCGCCACCATTGGTACAAAGTTCTGTGCTTTGAACTGGGAAGATCAGACAGTGGTCACCCTGGCCACTGTAgataaagacaagaaaaacaatCGATTCAATGACGGGAAGGTGGACCCCTCTGGGAGATACATTGCTG GCACCATGGCTGAGGAAACGGCCCCTGCAGTTCTGGAACGTCACCAAGGGTCTCTGTATTCCCTCTTTCCTGACCACCATGTAGAAAAGTACTTTGACCAGGTGGATATCTCCAATGGCTTGGACTGGTCCCTGGACCACAAGAACTTCTACTACATTGATAGCCTGTCCTATTCTGTGGATGTCTTTGACTATGACCTGCAGACTGGAAAGATCA CTAACCGCAGAAGCATGTACAGGATGGAGGAAGAAGAACAAATTCCAGATGGGATGTGCATTGATATTGAGGGGAAGCTGTGGGTGGCCTGTTATAATGGAGGAAGAGTGATTCGTTTAGATCCGGAGACAG GGAAAAGACTCCAAACTGTGAAGTTGCCTGTTGATAAAACAACGTCATGCTGCTTTGGAGGGAAGGATTACTCCGAATTGTATGTGACCACAGCCAGAGATGGAATGGCCCCTGAAAGCCTTGTGAAACAACCGGAAGCTGGTGGAATTTTTAAG